One Streptomyces sp. B21-105 genomic region harbors:
- a CDS encoding copper chaperone PCu(A)C, with amino-acid sequence MSTARSGRAGRARLLAASSAVVTGTLLLAGCGSDGDGNGNGNGRAELSVRAAYIPQPVSATMAAGFLTIVNKGGAQDELTSVTSTAAGSVTLHKTVGSSMEEVTAFDIPAHGQLVFKSGGNHLMFENLKSKPVQGGTVTVELHFAASDPLEVEIPVKSATYDPTTGH; translated from the coding sequence GTGAGTACGGCAAGGTCCGGTCGGGCGGGGCGGGCGCGGTTGCTGGCCGCGTCCTCCGCGGTCGTCACCGGGACGCTGCTGCTGGCGGGATGCGGATCGGACGGGGACGGGAACGGAAACGGAAACGGCCGGGCGGAGTTGTCCGTCCGTGCCGCCTACATTCCGCAGCCCGTCTCCGCCACCATGGCCGCCGGTTTCCTGACCATCGTCAACAAGGGTGGCGCACAGGACGAGTTGACGTCCGTCACCAGCACCGCGGCAGGCAGCGTCACCCTCCACAAGACCGTCGGGTCGTCGATGGAGGAGGTCACCGCCTTCGACATCCCCGCCCACGGTCAACTCGTGTTCAAGAGCGGCGGAAACCACCTGATGTTCGAGAACCTGAAGAGCAAGCCGGTACAGGGCGGCACAGTGACCGTCGAACTGCACTTCGCCGCTTCCGACCCGCTCGAGGTCGAGATCCCGGTGAAGTCCGCCACGTACGACCCGACGACCGGCCACTGA
- a CDS encoding SCO family protein — translation MRKKTFAVAALFAAATLTLSACGTDDSTSPVAVVSQEGKRQAATVLDQPFTKPALILTDTRGASYDLRKETDGHPTLVYFGYTNCPDVCPLTMSNIAVAKKQLPKAEQDDLRVVFVTTDPDRDTPAALGAWLKGIDPQVVGLTGKFATIQTAARSLGISVEAPHKDKNGKIVSTHGTQVVAFSPKTNGGYLLYGESAKVDDYIKDLPKIIKGENP, via the coding sequence ATGCGCAAGAAAACGTTCGCCGTGGCCGCGCTGTTCGCCGCCGCCACCCTCACCCTCTCCGCCTGCGGAACCGACGACAGCACGAGCCCCGTGGCGGTCGTCTCCCAGGAGGGCAAGCGGCAGGCCGCGACCGTGCTCGACCAGCCCTTCACCAAGCCCGCCCTGATCCTCACCGACACCCGGGGCGCCTCGTACGACCTCCGCAAGGAGACGGACGGCCACCCGACTCTCGTCTACTTCGGCTACACCAACTGCCCGGACGTCTGCCCGCTGACGATGAGCAACATCGCCGTCGCCAAGAAACAGCTGCCCAAGGCGGAGCAGGACGACCTGCGCGTCGTGTTCGTCACCACGGACCCGGACCGCGACACCCCCGCCGCGCTCGGCGCATGGCTCAAGGGCATCGACCCCCAGGTCGTCGGCCTGACCGGGAAGTTCGCGACGATCCAGACCGCCGCCCGCTCGCTCGGCATCTCCGTCGAGGCGCCGCACAAGGACAAGAACGGCAAGATCGTCTCGACCCACGGCACCCAGGTCGTCGCCTTCTCCCCGAAGACGAACGGCGGGTACCTCCTGTACGGCGAGAGCGCCAAGGTCGACGACTACATCAAGGACCTGCCCAAGATCATCAAGGGTGAGAACCCGTGA
- a CDS encoding YcnI family copper-binding membrane protein, protein MKASRTASRTASRTACRVAAAAAAAGCAVLVLSSPAFAHVSVAAEGSAAKGGYAVVDFKVPNERDNASTTKLEVAFPTDHPLASAMPEPINGWNIVVTKAKLAKPIELHGKQISEAVSKITWTATGDGVKPGFFQKFPVSVGALPEDTDELVFKAIQTYSNKEVVRWIEVPAAGAEEPENPAPVLALTAASEDGHHGTAASDDAGKPDDAKAAAKTTEAASDGNGSDTTARVLGVVGIVVGAAGVAYGVLAGRRRTTTEA, encoded by the coding sequence ATGAAGGCCTCACGTACCGCTTCCCGCACTGCTTCCCGTACGGCCTGCCGCGTCGCCGCCGCTGCCGCCGCCGCCGGCTGCGCCGTGCTCGTCCTGTCCTCGCCCGCCTTCGCGCACGTCAGCGTCGCCGCCGAGGGCTCGGCCGCGAAGGGCGGCTACGCGGTCGTCGACTTCAAGGTCCCCAACGAGCGGGACAACGCCTCGACCACCAAGCTCGAGGTCGCCTTCCCGACCGATCACCCGCTGGCCTCCGCGATGCCGGAGCCGATCAACGGCTGGAACATCGTGGTCACCAAGGCCAAGCTCGCCAAGCCCATCGAGCTGCACGGCAAGCAGATCTCCGAGGCGGTCTCCAAGATCACCTGGACCGCCACCGGCGACGGCGTCAAGCCGGGCTTCTTCCAGAAGTTCCCCGTCTCCGTGGGCGCGCTGCCCGAGGACACCGACGAACTGGTCTTCAAGGCGATCCAGACGTACTCCAACAAGGAGGTCGTGCGCTGGATCGAGGTGCCTGCGGCCGGCGCCGAGGAGCCGGAGAACCCGGCCCCGGTGCTCGCCCTGACCGCCGCCTCCGAGGACGGCCACCACGGCACGGCCGCTTCCGACGACGCCGGGAAGCCCGACGACGCCAAGGCCGCCGCCAAGACGACCGAGGCCGCCTCCGACGGGAACGGCAGCGACACCACCGCCCGCGTACTCGGCGTGGTCGGCATCGTCGTCGGCGCCGCCGGTGTGGCGTACGGCGTGCTCGCCGGTCGCCGTCGGACCACCACCGAGGCCTGA
- a CDS encoding ATP-binding protein, translating to MSIWWSLHLRREAASVPLARRLLLGTMETAGVDPDVSYDLSVALSEACANAVEHGGDTAIDGCSEAYRVTAYLDGETCRIEVADSGPGFAGERPAPAPVRTNADAEQGRGLFLIQELADHVHIGNKPGRGGAVVSFDKILKWRKDAPLMAV from the coding sequence ATGAGCATCTGGTGGTCACTCCATCTGCGGCGCGAAGCCGCGAGCGTGCCGCTCGCCCGCCGCCTGCTGCTCGGCACGATGGAGACGGCGGGCGTCGATCCCGACGTCAGCTACGACCTCTCCGTCGCCCTGAGCGAGGCCTGCGCCAACGCTGTCGAGCATGGTGGGGACACCGCGATCGACGGTTGTTCCGAGGCGTACCGGGTGACGGCCTACCTCGACGGCGAGACGTGCCGCATCGAGGTCGCCGACTCGGGCCCGGGGTTCGCCGGGGAGCGCCCCGCTCCCGCGCCGGTGCGCACGAACGCCGACGCCGAGCAGGGCCGGGGCCTGTTCCTCATCCAGGAACTCGCCGACCACGTCCACATCGGCAACAAGCCGGGGCGGGGCGGCGCGGTCGTGAGCTTCGACAAAATCCTGAAGTGGCGCAAGGACGCCCCGCTGATGGCCGTGTGA
- the pdxR gene encoding MocR-like pyridoxine biosynthesis transcription factor PdxR — protein MNDFWSGVGVDLHLEPDSGEGRRSGLERALRDAVREGRLTPGSRLPATRRLAAETGISRNTVKAAYDQLVAEGYLTARQGSGTRVAALPSAAADPLDAATHAREPRFDLRPGSPDVGTFPAAAWLRALRRAIATAPSLAYDYGDPRGRIELRTALSEYLGRARGVIAPPERIVITSGYVQGLALLTRVLDGDRVAMEDPGLPFHREVVTRNGGTVTPAPVDEQGVRVTDLGDARAVVVTPAHQYPTGVTLAPGRRRALTEWARARDALIIEDDYDGEFRYDRQPVGALQGMAPGQVAYLGTASKTLGPALRLGWMVLPPHLVDPVADAKLHSDHHTESIGQLALTELIDGHAYDRHVRACRLRYRRRRDLLLDRLGKRRGVRGIAAGLHALVDVGDEAATIARAEAEGLAVGRLGDHWHTLGAGSAQGLVVGYGTPRERLYPQALDVLAKVLDGE, from the coding sequence GTGAACGATTTCTGGTCCGGGGTCGGCGTCGATCTGCATCTCGAGCCCGACAGCGGCGAGGGGCGGCGAAGCGGGCTGGAGCGGGCGCTGCGGGACGCCGTGCGGGAGGGGCGGCTGACACCCGGGAGCCGGCTGCCGGCCACCCGGCGGCTCGCGGCCGAGACCGGCATCTCCCGAAACACCGTGAAGGCCGCCTACGACCAGCTCGTCGCCGAGGGCTATCTGACGGCGCGGCAGGGCTCGGGCACCCGGGTCGCCGCCCTCCCGTCCGCCGCGGCCGACCCCCTGGACGCCGCCACGCACGCGCGTGAGCCGCGGTTCGACCTGCGTCCCGGCAGCCCCGACGTCGGGACGTTCCCGGCGGCGGCCTGGCTGCGCGCACTGCGCCGCGCCATCGCGACGGCGCCCTCACTCGCGTACGACTACGGCGACCCGCGCGGCCGTATCGAGCTGCGCACCGCGCTTTCGGAGTACCTGGGACGGGCGCGCGGCGTCATCGCGCCGCCCGAGCGAATCGTCATCACGTCCGGATACGTTCAGGGCCTCGCGCTCCTCACGCGCGTGCTGGACGGCGACCGGGTCGCGATGGAGGACCCGGGGCTGCCCTTCCACCGCGAGGTCGTCACGCGCAACGGCGGGACCGTGACGCCGGCGCCGGTCGACGAGCAGGGGGTGCGCGTCACCGACCTGGGCGACGCGCGGGCCGTGGTCGTCACACCCGCCCACCAGTACCCCACGGGCGTGACGCTGGCCCCGGGACGGCGGCGCGCCCTGACCGAGTGGGCACGCGCGCGTGACGCGCTGATCATCGAGGACGACTACGACGGGGAGTTCCGCTACGACCGGCAGCCGGTGGGCGCGCTCCAGGGCATGGCGCCGGGACAGGTCGCCTATCTGGGCACCGCCTCCAAGACCCTCGGGCCCGCGCTACGGCTCGGCTGGATGGTACTGCCCCCGCACCTGGTCGACCCGGTCGCGGACGCCAAGCTGCACAGCGACCACCACACCGAGTCGATCGGCCAGCTGGCGCTCACCGAGCTGATCGACGGCCACGCCTACGACCGGCACGTACGCGCGTGCCGACTGCGCTACCGGCGCCGCCGGGACCTGCTGCTGGACCGGCTGGGAAAGCGCCGGGGCGTACGCGGGATCGCGGCCGGACTGCACGCTCTGGTGGACGTCGGCGACGAGGCGGCGACGATCGCGCGGGCGGAGGCCGAAGGGCTGGCGGTGGGTCGCCTCGGCGATCACTGGCACACACTCGGCGCCGGATCCGCGCAAGGGCTGGTCGTCGGGTACGGCACCCCCCGCGAGCGGCTCTATCCGCAGGCGCTGGACGTGCTGGCGAAGGTGCTGGACGGCGAGTGA
- a CDS encoding intradiol ring-cleavage dioxygenase, giving the protein MTGLHQDTSITRRRALAVTGGTVAAAGLATAGCQAAFADTGTTAGTTTGASTSASAGSTDSTCMTLMTSVTEGPYYLDGALVRKDIAEGKSGVPLSLRLTVVDATDGCTPVAGAAVEIWHCDAWGYYSGYTTANPGGSAPAESEDGSTANDGTYLRGYQIANANGVVKFETIFPGWYTPRTCRIHLKVHTGGQKEDGTYEGGKVNHTGQLFFPDDVAEEIFTLEPYAKHTGSYTVLADDMVYDGGGASSGLLTLKAVHKADPSKGYKGFLTLGVDPDAENTGAGGGGGEGGGAGGTPPSGAPTGAPPSDAPTSSASSTSSTSSTSS; this is encoded by the coding sequence ATGACGGGACTTCACCAGGACACCTCCATCACCCGGCGGCGCGCACTCGCGGTGACCGGCGGCACGGTCGCGGCCGCCGGACTCGCCACCGCCGGCTGCCAGGCAGCCTTCGCCGACACGGGCACGACCGCCGGCACGACTACCGGGGCGAGCACGTCGGCCTCCGCCGGTTCGACGGACAGCACCTGCATGACCCTGATGACGAGCGTGACGGAGGGGCCGTACTACCTGGACGGCGCCCTGGTGCGCAAGGACATCGCCGAAGGCAAGAGCGGAGTGCCGCTGAGCCTGCGGCTCACCGTCGTCGACGCCACCGACGGCTGCACCCCGGTCGCGGGCGCGGCCGTCGAGATCTGGCACTGCGACGCCTGGGGCTACTACTCCGGCTACACCACCGCCAACCCCGGCGGTTCGGCGCCGGCGGAGAGCGAGGACGGCTCCACCGCGAACGACGGCACCTATCTGCGCGGCTATCAGATCGCCAACGCCAACGGGGTCGTCAAGTTCGAGACGATCTTCCCCGGCTGGTACACGCCTCGGACCTGCCGCATCCACCTCAAGGTGCACACCGGCGGCCAGAAGGAGGACGGCACCTACGAAGGAGGCAAGGTCAACCACACCGGCCAGCTGTTCTTCCCCGACGACGTCGCCGAGGAGATCTTCACCCTGGAGCCCTACGCCAAGCACACCGGCAGCTACACCGTGCTCGCCGACGACATGGTCTACGACGGCGGCGGCGCGTCCAGCGGGCTGCTGACGCTGAAGGCCGTCCACAAGGCCGACCCGTCCAAGGGCTACAAGGGGTTCCTCACCCTGGGCGTCGACCCCGACGCCGAGAACACCGGCGCGGGTGGTGGTGGCGGTGAAGGCGGCGGCGCGGGCGGCACGCCCCCGAGCGGCGCCCCCACGGGAGCCCCGCCGAGCGACGCCCCGACGTCGTCCGCGTCCTCGACGTCCTCGACGTCCTCGACGTCCTCGTGA
- a CDS encoding copper resistance CopC/CopD family protein, protein MTQTIAPRVRMLVLLFLAVTGALLAGAGPASAHAALTGSDPAQGVVVDKAPTQVTLTFSETVSTNDDSLRVLDPKGARVDDGKPSEVSGTTYAVQLHSGLPDGTYTVTYQVVSADSHPVAGAYTFSIGAPSATSVSVSDQKAGGGVVGQLYGFGRYVSYAGFIVMVGGGAFVLACWQRGTGVRSLQRLVVSGWLAMTAATLFLLLLRGSYTRSGTLGDVFDLDLLGEALQTKTGAALVSRLLLLAAAALFIAVLFGAYDKREAEEKRDLTFGLAVGGTVVAAGLAASWAMSEHASTGLQPGIAMPVDVLHLLAVATWLGGLAALLVALYRAPADRPVDATAVRRFSQVAFGSVLAVVATGIYQSWRQLGSWSAFTDTRYGQLLLVKIGLVALLVGIACISRGWTARLAVPTTAGTAARESASGTSPAGPSAAGASASEESSREKERVPAAAAGTGDAAGAASGKSRNAESPAPAKGSGGSGGSEDSKGAEGSEGSEGSEGSEDSKGSDGSEAKDKNGAEGTGTDRSEGGERVAQLARQQAAVDAARQKRLRDADGERFGLRRSVLAETAVAVVLLAVTTVLTSTEPGRTEQDAAKATRSSSSSASKADSASGALTLDMSFDTGGADGKGVVSVDLDPARTGANEMHVYVTRPNGRAFDVPEVKVAFTLESKSIGPLPVAPDHITTGHWSANGVQIPMAGEWKIAVTVRTSDIDQVTVSKNAQIG, encoded by the coding sequence TTGACGCAGACCATCGCCCCCCGCGTCCGGATGCTCGTGCTGCTGTTCCTGGCGGTCACCGGCGCGCTCCTCGCCGGCGCCGGACCCGCCTCCGCGCACGCCGCGCTGACCGGCAGCGACCCCGCGCAGGGGGTGGTGGTCGACAAGGCTCCCACGCAGGTGACGCTGACCTTCTCCGAGACCGTCTCGACGAACGACGACTCGTTGCGCGTCCTCGACCCCAAGGGCGCCAGGGTCGACGACGGCAAACCCTCCGAGGTCAGCGGCACCACCTACGCCGTCCAACTGCACTCGGGGCTGCCCGACGGCACGTACACCGTGACCTACCAGGTGGTCTCCGCCGACAGCCACCCCGTCGCCGGCGCCTACACCTTCTCGATCGGCGCCCCCTCCGCGACCAGCGTCTCGGTCTCCGACCAGAAGGCCGGCGGCGGAGTCGTCGGCCAGCTGTACGGCTTCGGCCGGTACGTGTCGTACGCCGGGTTCATCGTGATGGTCGGCGGCGGCGCCTTCGTGCTGGCCTGCTGGCAGCGCGGCACCGGAGTGCGGTCCCTGCAGCGGCTCGTCGTCTCCGGCTGGCTCGCGATGACCGCGGCCACCCTGTTCCTGCTGCTCCTGCGCGGCTCCTACACCCGCTCAGGCACGCTCGGGGACGTCTTCGACCTCGACCTCCTGGGCGAAGCCCTGCAGACCAAGACCGGCGCGGCCCTGGTCTCCCGGCTGCTGCTGCTAGCCGCGGCCGCCCTGTTCATCGCCGTGCTCTTCGGCGCCTACGACAAGCGGGAGGCCGAGGAGAAGCGGGACCTGACCTTCGGGCTGGCCGTCGGCGGAACCGTCGTGGCAGCCGGGCTCGCGGCGAGCTGGGCCATGTCCGAGCACGCGTCGACCGGACTACAGCCGGGCATCGCCATGCCGGTGGACGTGCTGCACCTGCTGGCGGTCGCGACCTGGCTCGGGGGGCTCGCCGCACTGCTCGTCGCGCTGTACCGCGCGCCTGCCGACCGTCCCGTCGACGCCACGGCCGTCCGGCGGTTCTCCCAGGTCGCCTTCGGCAGCGTCCTCGCCGTGGTCGCCACCGGCATCTACCAGTCCTGGCGTCAGCTCGGCTCCTGGTCCGCCTTCACCGACACCCGTTACGGGCAGCTGCTGCTCGTCAAGATCGGGCTCGTGGCGCTGCTCGTCGGCATCGCCTGCATCTCCCGTGGGTGGACGGCGCGGCTAGCGGTTCCGACCACGGCCGGGACCGCGGCCCGCGAGTCCGCATCCGGAACGTCGCCCGCCGGGCCATCGGCCGCCGGGGCGTCCGCATCCGAAGAGTCCTCACGCGAGAAGGAGCGTGTCCCAGCGGCGGCTGCCGGAACCGGCGACGCCGCCGGGGCGGCCTCGGGCAAATCCCGGAACGCCGAGAGCCCCGCGCCCGCCAAGGGCTCCGGGGGCTCCGGAGGCTCCGAGGACTCCAAGGGCGCCGAGGGCTCCGAAGGTTCCGAGGGCTCCGAAGGTTCCGAGGACTCCAAGGGCTCCGACGGCTCCGAGGCCAAGGACAAGAACGGTGCCGAGGGCACCGGGACCGACCGCTCCGAAGGCGGCGAGCGGGTCGCACAGCTCGCCCGGCAGCAGGCAGCCGTCGACGCCGCACGGCAGAAGCGGCTGCGGGACGCTGACGGCGAGAGGTTCGGCCTGCGCCGCTCGGTGCTCGCCGAGACCGCCGTCGCCGTCGTCCTGCTCGCCGTCACCACCGTCCTGACATCGACCGAGCCCGGCCGTACGGAGCAGGACGCCGCCAAGGCCACCCGATCCTCCTCGTCCTCGGCCTCCAAGGCAGACTCCGCCTCGGGCGCCCTCACCCTGGACATGTCGTTCGACACCGGCGGCGCCGACGGCAAGGGCGTGGTGAGCGTGGACCTCGATCCCGCACGCACCGGCGCCAACGAGATGCACGTGTACGTGACGCGGCCCAACGGCCGTGCCTTCGACGTGCCCGAGGTGAAGGTCGCCTTCACCCTCGAGTCCAAGAGCATCGGGCCGCTGCCCGTCGCCCCCGACCACATCACCACCGGCCACTGGTCGGCGAACGGCGTACAGATCCCCATGGCCGGCGAATGGAAGATCGCCGTGACCGTGCGGACCTCCGACATCGACCAGGTGACCGTATCCAAGAACGCGCAGATCGGCTGA
- a CDS encoding triphosphoribosyl-dephospho-CoA synthase produces MPSREDEVLAQAAVAALTGQLALAPKPGLPDPRDLAARVTRRDHRGLRWSAKALAPGLAAMAAAARRTGEPTPRLRAELGAIGRCTEHSVGLAGGGHRGALWTLGLLVAAAALDPRARGVEVAATAKRIAAHPDRAAPRRPSRGATVSARYGAAGARGEARAGFPHVRRALDALARARTAGAGEAEARLDALLTVMSTLQDTELLHTAGPLGLRHVQAGARAVLEAGGTSTEAGAKALVAFDTDLHARAWSPRGSAGLLSGALFVDTLPAAAATGAG; encoded by the coding sequence ATGCCCAGCCGTGAGGACGAGGTGCTCGCGCAGGCCGCGGTGGCCGCGCTGACGGGCCAGCTGGCGCTGGCCCCCAAACCGGGCCTGCCCGATCCCCGCGACCTGGCCGCCCGGGTCACCCGCAGGGACCACCGCGGGCTGCGCTGGTCGGCCAAGGCGCTCGCACCCGGACTCGCGGCGATGGCCGCGGCCGCCCGCCGCACCGGCGAGCCCACGCCCCGGCTCCGCGCGGAGCTGGGCGCGATCGGACGGTGCACCGAGCACTCGGTGGGCCTCGCCGGCGGCGGGCACCGGGGCGCCCTGTGGACGCTCGGTCTGCTGGTGGCGGCGGCCGCCCTCGATCCCCGGGCGCGGGGCGTAGAGGTCGCCGCGACCGCCAAGCGGATCGCCGCGCACCCCGACCGTGCGGCCCCGCGGCGGCCCTCGCGGGGCGCGACGGTCTCGGCGAGGTACGGCGCGGCCGGCGCCCGCGGTGAGGCCCGCGCCGGGTTCCCGCACGTGCGTAGGGCGTTGGACGCGCTGGCGCGGGCGCGCACCGCCGGCGCAGGCGAGGCCGAGGCCCGCCTCGACGCCCTGCTCACCGTGATGTCGACCCTCCAGGACACCGAACTCCTGCACACCGCCGGGCCCTTGGGGCTGCGGCACGTCCAGGCCGGCGCCCGCGCGGTCCTCGAAGCCGGCGGGACGTCGACGGAAGCGGGCGCGAAGGCCCTGGTCGCCTTCGACACCGACCTCCACGCGCGCGCGTGGAGCCCCCGCGGCAGCGCGGGCCTCCTGTCGGGCGCCCTCTTCGTCGACACCCTCCCGGCCGCCGCAGCGACGGGAGCCGGGTGA
- a CDS encoding MFS transporter — MPKTRNQRTSPRRLLALAQLSNSVGDGAYYTTSALYFTQMIGLAPARVGLGLTLGWAVGSLAGVPLGRLADRHGARGTAVLLALATGLAVASFALVRGFVPFVLVACGYAAAQSGLAAARQALLAGLVPAGERTGLLARLQATLNAGLAVGAGLGGLALHAGTRAAYLGVFAVDAVSFLVCALLLASLPRVAPRPNRAIRPIRPIRAPRVIRPRGSGPGVLRDRPYALVALLNTVLLLRMPLLSLVLPLWITERTGAPAWLVSALFVLNTAAVTMFQVRAARGVTGLESATRAVRRAGWVMCASCAVFALSAGASPWVAAGILVLGSVLQVAAEMGQSAGSWQLSFDLAPADRVGEYQGLFGTGVTVARTLGPLVLTWLLVEWGTPGWLLLGAAMVAASYAMGPAARRAAAGRDAEAARAAATPTAAAATETATTATAPAPATATG, encoded by the coding sequence ATGCCGAAGACTCGCAACCAGCGGACAAGCCCCCGGCGACTGCTCGCGCTCGCCCAGCTGAGCAACTCGGTCGGGGACGGGGCGTACTACACGACGTCGGCCCTGTACTTCACGCAGATGATCGGTCTCGCCCCCGCGCGCGTGGGGCTCGGTCTCACCCTCGGGTGGGCGGTCGGCTCGCTGGCCGGGGTGCCCCTGGGCCGACTTGCCGACCGGCATGGGGCGAGGGGGACGGCTGTGCTGCTGGCCCTGGCGACCGGGCTCGCGGTGGCGTCGTTCGCCCTCGTGCGCGGGTTCGTGCCGTTCGTCCTCGTGGCGTGCGGTTACGCGGCCGCCCAGTCGGGGCTCGCGGCCGCCCGGCAGGCGCTCCTGGCCGGGCTGGTGCCGGCCGGGGAGCGGACGGGGCTGCTGGCGCGCCTCCAGGCGACGCTGAACGCGGGGCTGGCCGTGGGCGCCGGGCTCGGCGGGCTGGCGCTGCACGCCGGCACGCGCGCGGCGTACCTCGGCGTGTTCGCCGTCGACGCGGTGAGCTTCCTGGTGTGCGCGCTGCTGCTCGCGTCACTGCCCCGGGTGGCGCCCCGGCCGAACCGGGCGATCCGACCGATCCGACCGATCCGGGCACCCCGGGTGATCCGTCCGCGCGGGAGCGGCCCGGGTGTGCTGCGGGACCGCCCCTATGCGCTGGTGGCGCTTCTCAACACCGTGCTGTTGCTACGGATGCCGCTGCTGAGCCTCGTACTGCCGCTGTGGATCACCGAGCGGACCGGGGCGCCTGCCTGGCTGGTCTCCGCGCTGTTCGTGCTCAACACGGCCGCGGTGACGATGTTCCAGGTACGGGCGGCACGCGGGGTGACCGGGCTGGAGAGCGCCACGCGCGCGGTGCGCCGCGCGGGCTGGGTGATGTGCGCCTCCTGCGCGGTGTTCGCCCTGTCAGCGGGGGCGTCCCCGTGGGTGGCGGCGGGCATCCTGGTGCTGGGGTCGGTGCTGCAGGTGGCGGCGGAGATGGGTCAGTCCGCGGGTTCCTGGCAGCTTTCCTTCGACCTCGCCCCGGCCGACCGGGTCGGCGAGTACCAGGGCCTGTTCGGCACCGGCGTCACCGTGGCCCGCACCCTCGGCCCGCTGGTTCTGACCTGGCTGCTGGTCGAGTGGGGCACGCCGGGCTGGCTGCTGCTGGGCGCGGCGATGGTGGCGGCGTCCTACGCCATGGGCCCGGCGGCGCGAAGGGCGGCGGCCGGACGGGACGCGGAGGCGGCCCGGGCTGCGGCGACGCCGACTGCCGCGGCGGCTACAGAGACGGCTACGACGGCGACGGCACCGGCGCCGGCGACGGCGACGGGGTGA